In Anas platyrhynchos isolate ZD024472 breed Pekin duck chromosome 7, IASCAAS_PekinDuck_T2T, whole genome shotgun sequence, one genomic interval encodes:
- the TSSK6 gene encoding testis-specific serine/threonine-protein kinase 6, with amino-acid sequence MPKTDAGERLLCELGYKLGQTLGEGSFSKVKEVTSSKYKVPLAVKVVDRRRAPPAFVYKFLPRELSILRRIRHPNIVRIFELIEVCNGKLYIVMEAAATDLLELVQQRGKLPCVPEARDIFAQVVGAVRYLHDRNLVHRDLKCENVLLAADGRRAKLTDFGFSKEAGTFPELSTTFCGSAAYASPEVLLGIPYDAKKYDVWSLGVMLFVMVTGYMPFNDTHIRSMPQQQKQGVLYPEGQPPLPEPCRALIAQLLRFSPAARPGVGQVAKNSWLKGDI; translated from the coding sequence ATGCCGAAAACCGACGCGGGCGAGAGGCTGCTCTGCGAGCTGGGCTACAAGCTGGGCCAGACCCTGGGCGAGGGCAGCTTCTCCAAGGTGAAAGAGGTCACCTCCAGCAAGTACAAGGTCCCCTTGGCCGTCAAGGTGGTGGACCGGCGCCGAGCCCCCCCGGCCTTCGTCTACAAGTTCCTGCCGCGGGAGCTCTCCATCCTGCGCAGGATCCGGCACCCCAACATCGTGCGCATCTTCGAGCTGATCGAGGTGTGCAACGGCAAGCTCTACATCGTGATGGAGGCGGCGGCCACCGACCTGCTGGAGCTGGTGCAGCAGCGGGGGAAGCTGCCCTGCGTCCCCGAGGCCCGCGACATCTTCGCCCAGGTGGTGGGGGCCGTGCGCTACCTGCACGACCGCAACCTGGTGCACCGGGACCTCAAGTGCGAGAACGTGCTGCTGGCTGCCGACGGCCGCCGGGCCAAGCTGACCGATTTCGGGTTCAGCAAGGAGGCCGGCACCTTCCCGGAGCTGAGCACCACCTTCTGCGGCTCGGCAGCCTACGCGTCCCCCGAGGTGCTGCTGGGCATCCCCTACGACGCCAAGAAGTACGACGTGTGGAGCTTGGGGGTGATGCTCTTCGTGATGGTGACCGGCTACATGCCCTTCAACGACACGCACATCCGCAGCATGccccagcagcagaagcaggggGTGCTGTACCcggaggggcagcccccgctGCCGGAGCCCTGCCGAGCCCTCATCGCCCAGCTGCTGCGCTTCAGCCCGGCCGCGCGGCCCGGCGTGGGGCAGGTGGCCAAGAACAGCTGGCTGAAGGGGGACATCTGA